In Mycolicibacter virginiensis, the DNA window GACAGCCTGCTCAGACCGTCGAACGTCGGCCCCAACTGCGGAGCGATCTGGTTGATGGTGTCCGAGAGGGTGTCCAGCGACCGGTTCAGCGACTCGGTGTCGGTGCCGGCGGTGTTCGTGGTCAGTTCACCGACCACGTCGACCAGCGAGTACGGCGAGGACGTGCGGGTGAGCGGGATGACCTCGAGCGGGCGCATCTTGCCGCTGCCGGCCGGCTCCACCGTCAGCACCCGCTCACCGAGCAGCGACCCGGTGCGGATGTGTGCGGTGGTCTGCCCGCCCAGCCCGTACTTGCCCGCCAGGGTGAAGGTCACTAGGGCATCGCCGTTGTCTAACGCGACATCGGTGACCGAGCCCACCTTGATCCCCGACAACGTGACATCGGCGCCAGTGCTGAGGCCACCGGCTTCGGCGAACCGGGCCTGGTAGCGCACGCAGGTGGCCCACTGGATCAGTTGTTCGGGCTGCAGCCCGATCGCAACGATGAACGCGACGACCACGATGCCGATCAGGCCCATTCGCGTCAGGTGGCTGCCATGGTATTTCAGCATCGGCCGATCCCCCGTCGTGGCGGGGCGGAGCCGGACGGCATGGCACTCAGTCGGTGTCGCTGCATCGGCCCTCCTCGGCCTTGATCCAGGGGAACACCGCTGTGCGGCCTTGGGTGTCGCTGACCCGGATCTGGACAGCGCAGAGGTAGTACTGGATAAACCCGCCGTAGGCGCCGAGTCGGATGGCCTTGCGGTAGTTCTCCGGAGCCTTCTGCAATGACATGTCCAGGCCGGCCAGGTCAGCGTTGATCGCAGTGGTCAACCGATCTACCTGAGTGATGGTGTTGGTCAAAGGATCCCGGGCGTTGCCGAGCAGATCGGCCAGCGACGCGGTGCCGCGGTCCAGGGCGGTCACCGCGGTCCCGATCGGGTCGCGATCGGCCGCCAGGCCGGCGACCAGCTTGCTCAGCCGGTCGATCGCCCCGGAGAACCGTTTGTCGCCGTTGGACAGGGTGGCCAGCGTCGTACGCAGTTGGTCGATCAGCGATTCGATCACCTGGTTGTTGTCGGCCAAGGAGTTTGAGAACGACGACGTCCGCGACATCAATGAGTCGATGGTGCCGCCCTGGCCCTGCATGATCTGAATCAACGAGGCCGTGAGCGAATTGACGTCCTGCGGATTGAGTCCGCGGATCACCGGCTTGAGGCCGTTGAGCAGCAGGTCCAGATCCAGCGCCGGCGCGGTGCGCTCGAGCGGGATCTGCGCTCCCTTTCCCAACAGCTGAGTCGAACCCGGCCCATCGACCAGTTCCAGGTAGCGGTCACCGACGAGGTTCAGGTAGCGCACCGAGGCCTGGGTGCCGGTGGTGAGCGGGATGTTGCGGTCGGCCTGGAACTTCACCAGAACCGTTCCGTCTGGACGCAGCGACACGCCACCGACCGTGCCGACCCGCACGCCGGCGACCCGCACGCTGTCGCCGGCCTTGAGCCGCGAAGCGTCGGCGAACACCGCCTGATAGCCCACCGTTGGGCCGGTCCGCACTTCGGCGAAGATCGCGAACAGAAATACCGTCGCCAGTACCATCACCACGGCGTAGACGCCGAACTTGACCAGAGTCGCCAGCCCGCTTCTCATCCCGGCATCCCCACTTGGGCGCTGTTGCGCGGCGGCCCACCGATCGGGCCGAACAGCGCCTGCTTGAGGCCATCGGAGTTGAGCAGGATGCCCTGGTTGCCGTATTCGTACGGGTTGGCGCCGGTGTCGGCGATCAACGCGGGCACCCGGTACTCCGGCGGTACGTCGGGCAGGCCCAATTCGGTGCAGTAGGACCGGTCGGAGCGGGCCGCCACCTTCGGTAGATGGTCGGGGTAGCGGTAGCGTTCCTT includes these proteins:
- a CDS encoding MCE family protein, with the protein product MLKYHGSHLTRMGLIGIVVVAFIVAIGLQPEQLIQWATCVRYQARFAEAGGLSTGADVTLSGIKVGSVTDVALDNGDALVTFTLAGKYGLGGQTTAHIRTGSLLGERVLTVEPAGSGKMRPLEVIPLTRTSSPYSLVDVVGELTTNTAGTDTESLNRSLDTLSDTINQIAPQLGPTFDGLSRLSRAVNSRNEGLADLLKSAADLTGVLSERSQQINSLILDADSLVDVLNTRRQAIVNLLVSTSAVSRQLSELVAQNNEQLKPTLEKIIELNKILVKNRDNLAKALPGLAKYELTQGETVSNGAYYSAYVPNLFLPQLLQPFFDYAFGFRRGVDAGQPPDNAGPRAELPFPVNGIPQPGDLPPR
- a CDS encoding MCE family protein: MRSGLATLVKFGVYAVVMVLATVFLFAIFAEVRTGPTVGYQAVFADASRLKAGDSVRVAGVRVGTVGGVSLRPDGTVLVKFQADRNIPLTTGTQASVRYLNLVGDRYLELVDGPGSTQLLGKGAQIPLERTAPALDLDLLLNGLKPVIRGLNPQDVNSLTASLIQIMQGQGGTIDSLMSRTSSFSNSLADNNQVIESLIDQLRTTLATLSNGDKRFSGAIDRLSKLVAGLAADRDPIGTAVTALDRGTASLADLLGNARDPLTNTITQVDRLTTAINADLAGLDMSLQKAPENYRKAIRLGAYGGFIQYYLCAVQIRVSDTQGRTAVFPWIKAEEGRCSDTD